A region of Lichenibacterium dinghuense DNA encodes the following proteins:
- a CDS encoding TolC family outer membrane protein, which yields MSGSSVKGSATPARGSGRRAVRSALALMGAAAALAGPARAENLPDALSKAYFNNPNLNAQRSTTRAADENIPIANSGYMPHVAVSGDLGAQYQDYRSPLGVASGISGTSGISGTSGASGATGSTSTGVTGSTGASGALGTTGTTGLASRALASSASRTTASGSTGNSVTQTDLSGTVIPRGAGITVTQTLFDGLRTTNNIRSAESNVFASRETLRNVEQSVLQSGAQNYMDVLRDTAILDLRNSNIKVLEEQLRQTQDRFKVGEVTRTDVAQAEASVAGSRADYFAAQSQLQNSIASYRQVIGEQPTRLEPARPLDRGIPPSLENAIAVAMVEHPSIQAALHGVDVASLQVKIAEGALYPTLTLNGSAQQRYDVSNVGGSNALVASIVGSLQVPIYEGGASYGQIRQAKEQLGTAEFQVDVSRDNVRAAVISAWGLLVSSKAAVQADQAQVNAAEIALNGTREEARVGQRTTLDVLNAQQTLLNARVQLVGAQRDRVVATYAILASCGRLSASGLNLKLQPYNPTVHFDQVKDKWFGLRTPDGR from the coding sequence ATGAGTGGATCCAGCGTCAAAGGCAGCGCCACCCCGGCCCGCGGCTCGGGGCGGCGCGCCGTCCGGTCCGCGCTGGCGCTGATGGGCGCCGCCGCGGCCCTGGCGGGACCGGCCCGCGCCGAGAACCTGCCGGACGCGCTGTCGAAGGCCTATTTCAACAACCCCAACCTCAACGCCCAGCGCTCCACCACGCGCGCCGCCGACGAGAACATCCCGATCGCCAACTCCGGCTACATGCCGCACGTGGCCGTGTCGGGCGACCTCGGCGCCCAGTACCAGGACTATCGGAGCCCCCTCGGCGTCGCCAGCGGCATCTCGGGGACGTCGGGCATCTCGGGGACCTCCGGGGCTTCCGGAGCCACGGGCTCGACCAGCACGGGCGTGACGGGCTCGACGGGCGCCAGCGGCGCGCTCGGGACCACGGGCACCACCGGCCTCGCGAGCCGCGCCCTCGCGAGCTCGGCGAGCCGGACGACCGCGTCCGGCTCCACGGGCAACAGCGTCACGCAGACCGACCTGTCCGGCACCGTCATCCCCCGCGGCGCGGGCATCACGGTCACGCAGACGCTCTTCGACGGGCTGCGCACGACCAACAACATCCGCTCGGCGGAATCCAACGTCTTCGCCAGCCGGGAAACGCTGCGCAACGTCGAGCAGAGCGTGCTGCAGAGCGGCGCGCAGAACTACATGGACGTGCTGCGCGACACGGCCATCCTCGATCTGCGCAACTCCAACATCAAGGTGCTGGAGGAGCAGCTCCGCCAGACGCAGGACCGCTTCAAGGTCGGCGAGGTGACGCGCACCGACGTCGCCCAGGCCGAAGCCAGCGTGGCGGGGTCGCGCGCCGACTACTTCGCGGCGCAGTCGCAGCTGCAGAACTCGATCGCCAGCTATCGTCAGGTCATCGGCGAGCAGCCGACGCGGCTCGAGCCGGCGCGGCCGCTCGACCGCGGCATCCCGCCCTCGCTCGAGAACGCCATCGCGGTCGCCATGGTGGAGCACCCGTCGATCCAGGCGGCGCTGCACGGCGTCGACGTGGCGTCGCTGCAGGTCAAGATCGCGGAAGGCGCGCTCTACCCCACCCTGACGCTGAACGGCTCGGCCCAGCAGCGCTACGACGTCAGCAACGTCGGCGGCTCCAACGCCCTGGTGGCCTCGATCGTGGGCTCGCTGCAGGTGCCGATCTACGAGGGCGGCGCCTCCTACGGGCAGATCCGCCAGGCCAAGGAGCAGCTCGGCACGGCCGAGTTCCAGGTGGACGTGTCGCGCGACAACGTCCGCGCCGCCGTGATCTCGGCCTGGGGCCTGCTGGTGTCCTCCAAGGCCGCCGTGCAGGCCGACCAGGCGCAGGTCAACGCCGCCGAGATCGCGCTCAACGGCACCCGCGAGGAGGCCCGCGTCGGCCAGCGCACCACGCTCGACGTGCTGAACGCCCAGCAGACGCTGCTGAACGCCCGCGTGCAGCTCGTCGGCGCTCAGCGCGACCGCGTGGTGGCCACCTACGCCATCCTGGCGTCCTGCGGGCGGCTGTCCGCCTCGGGGCTGAACCTCAAGCTGCAGCCCTACAATCCCACGGTCCACTTCGACCAGGTCAAGGACAAGTGGTTCGGCCTGCGCACGCCGGACGGGCGCTGA
- a CDS encoding DUF4337 family protein: protein MDDQTSEQMEHREHAEHAAHSGDPLLLWVSATIAILAVVAASVGSLETIESGTAISKKSESVLLQNRATDRWSYFQAQSIKKNMYDIAKAANPGQAEAFEAKARGYEKDGEGTREKAEELDRESDALLRDGDHHEKRHHVLTAGVTLLHVGIAVATLSIIMRGRRWPWYASMALGAAGAAVAGYAYLV from the coding sequence GTGGACGATCAGACCAGCGAGCAGATGGAGCACCGCGAACACGCCGAGCACGCCGCCCACAGCGGCGACCCGCTGCTGCTGTGGGTGTCCGCCACCATCGCGATCCTGGCCGTGGTGGCGGCCTCGGTCGGGAGCCTGGAGACCATCGAGAGCGGCACCGCCATCTCGAAGAAGAGCGAATCGGTGCTGCTGCAGAACCGCGCCACCGATCGCTGGTCCTACTTCCAGGCGCAGAGCATCAAGAAGAACATGTACGACATCGCCAAGGCGGCGAACCCCGGGCAGGCCGAGGCCTTCGAGGCCAAGGCGCGCGGCTACGAGAAGGACGGCGAAGGCACGCGCGAGAAGGCCGAGGAGCTCGACCGCGAGAGCGACGCGCTGCTCCGCGACGGCGACCACCACGAGAAGCGCCACCACGTGCTGACGGCGGGCGTCACGCTGCTGCACGTGGGCATCGCGGTCGCGACGCTGTCGATCATCATGCGCGGCCGGCGCTGGCCCTGGTACGCCTCCATGGCGCTCGGCGCGGCCGGCGCCGCGGTGGCGGGCTACGCCTACCTGGTGTGA
- a CDS encoding protein-L-isoaspartate O-methyltransferase family protein yields the protein MQGEVAATEQVFSAQRRAMVDGQIRTFDVTDARVVRAFDLTRRELFLPEELRAFSYSDLSLTLKSPETGKPVRTLMQPMHLARLLQGVDPAPDAHVLVVAGGAGYAAAVLLEMVGSVVTLESDAGLTDLAADALAKTSAGRAAAVTGPLHEGCAARGPYDAILVLGGVEANLDGLFAQLKPRGTLAAVAAVVTNNGRPTGRVTLYTAVGGDVSGRVIFDATVPVLSEFKASAGFVF from the coding sequence ATGCAGGGCGAGGTTGCGGCGACCGAGCAGGTGTTCTCGGCGCAGAGGCGGGCCATGGTGGACGGGCAGATCCGCACCTTCGACGTGACGGACGCCCGCGTGGTCCGCGCCTTCGACCTCACGCGGCGCGAGCTGTTCCTGCCCGAGGAGCTGCGCGCCTTCAGCTATTCCGACCTGTCCCTCACCCTGAAGTCGCCCGAGACCGGCAAACCGGTCCGCACCCTGATGCAGCCGATGCACCTCGCGCGCCTGCTGCAGGGCGTCGACCCCGCGCCGGACGCGCACGTGCTCGTGGTGGCCGGCGGGGCCGGCTACGCCGCCGCGGTGCTGCTGGAGATGGTGGGCAGCGTCGTGACGCTCGAATCCGACGCGGGGCTGACCGACCTCGCGGCCGATGCCCTGGCGAAGACCTCCGCCGGCCGCGCGGCCGCGGTGACCGGGCCGCTCCACGAGGGCTGCGCGGCCCGCGGCCCCTACGACGCGATCCTGGTGCTCGGCGGCGTCGAGGCCAACCTCGACGGGCTGTTCGCCCAGCTGAAGCCGCGCGGCACGCTGGCGGCCGTGGCGGCGGTGGTGACCAACAACGGCCGCCCCACGGGGCGCGTGACGCTCTACACCGCGGTCGGCGGCGACGTCAGCGGGCGGGTGATCTTCGACGCCACGGTGCCGGTGCTGAGCGAGTTCAAGGCGAGCGCCGGCTTCGTGTTCTGA
- a CDS encoding DUF2199 domain-containing protein, producing the protein MTHNPTQLGLLDSPLPLYPNSRGLKATVHLRDDLMRTLIGLDPADHPLAAEQRVGMTIDRVAEIVAHLEEVRGVRS; encoded by the coding sequence ATGACGCACAATCCTACGCAACTCGGCCTGCTCGACTCCCCCCTGCCGCTCTACCCGAACAGCCGCGGGTTGAAAGCCACCGTCCATCTCCGAGACGATCTCATGCGGACGCTGATCGGACTCGATCCGGCCGACCACCCCCTGGCCGCCGAGCAGCGGGTGGGCATGACGATCGATCGCGTGGCCGAGATCGTCGCCCATCTCGAAGAGGTGCGGGGAGTCCGGAGCTGA
- the rimO gene encoding 30S ribosomal protein S12 methylthiotransferase RimO has translation MLTVPDPVKARPAGRAAPRISFVSLGCPKALVDSERIITRLRAEGYEITKKHDGADAVVVNTCGFLDSAKAESLAAIGEAMAENGKVIVTGCMGAEPEAIRQHYPNVLAVSGPQAYESVMAAVHEAAEPLHDPFLDLLPPQGIKLTPRHYSYLKIAEGCNNSCSFCIIPRLRGLLVSRPVSEVLREAEKLVRAGVKELLVVSQDTAAYGLDLGYPVQPHGDREVRAKFLDLARELGQLGAWTRLHYIYPYPHVDEVVPLMAEGLVLPYLDIPFQHAAPNVLRAMRRPGKQDRTLDRIAAWRAIAPDLTLRSTFIVGFPGETEEDFQILLDWLTEAKLERVGAFKYEPVAGAPAEALGLPPVPPEVKQERLDRFMAHQQRISARLLARKVGRRMPVIVDAVGPGGAVGRSKGDAPEIDGKVHLQHRFPVRVGDIVTAKITGADAYDLHGAVV, from the coding sequence ATGCTGACCGTCCCCGATCCCGTGAAGGCGCGCCCCGCCGGCCGCGCCGCGCCGCGCATCTCCTTCGTGTCGCTGGGCTGCCCCAAGGCGCTCGTCGACTCGGAGCGCATCATCACGCGGCTGCGGGCCGAGGGCTACGAGATCACCAAGAAGCACGACGGCGCCGACGCCGTGGTGGTCAACACCTGCGGCTTCCTCGACAGCGCCAAGGCCGAGTCGCTGGCCGCCATCGGCGAGGCCATGGCCGAGAACGGGAAGGTCATCGTCACGGGTTGCATGGGCGCCGAGCCGGAGGCCATCCGGCAGCACTACCCCAACGTGCTCGCCGTGTCGGGCCCGCAGGCCTACGAGAGCGTGATGGCGGCCGTGCACGAGGCGGCCGAGCCGCTGCACGACCCCTTCCTCGACCTGCTGCCCCCACAGGGCATCAAGCTCACGCCGCGCCACTACAGCTACCTGAAGATCGCCGAGGGTTGCAACAACTCCTGCTCGTTCTGCATCATCCCGCGGCTGCGCGGGCTGCTGGTGTCGCGGCCCGTCTCCGAGGTGCTCCGCGAGGCCGAGAAGCTGGTGCGCGCCGGCGTGAAGGAGCTGCTCGTCGTGTCGCAGGACACGGCCGCCTACGGGCTCGACCTCGGCTACCCCGTGCAGCCGCACGGCGACCGCGAGGTACGGGCCAAGTTCCTCGACCTCGCGCGCGAACTCGGGCAGCTCGGCGCCTGGACGCGGCTCCACTACATCTACCCCTATCCCCACGTCGACGAGGTGGTGCCGCTGATGGCCGAGGGGCTGGTGCTGCCCTACCTCGACATCCCGTTCCAGCACGCGGCGCCGAACGTGCTGCGCGCCATGCGCCGGCCGGGCAAGCAGGACCGCACGCTCGACCGCATCGCGGCCTGGCGCGCCATCGCGCCGGACCTGACCCTGCGCTCGACCTTCATCGTCGGCTTCCCCGGCGAAACCGAAGAGGACTTCCAGATCCTGCTCGACTGGCTCACCGAGGCGAAGCTCGAGCGCGTCGGCGCGTTCAAATACGAGCCCGTCGCGGGCGCGCCCGCGGAGGCTCTGGGCCTGCCGCCGGTCCCGCCCGAGGTCAAGCAGGAGCGGCTCGACCGCTTCATGGCGCACCAGCAGCGGATCAGTGCGCGGCTGCTGGCGAGGAAGGTCGGCCGGCGCATGCCGGTCATCGTGGACGCGGTCGGGCCTGGCGGCGCGGTCGGGCGCAGCAAGGGCGACGCGCCGGAGATCGACGGCAAGGTGCACCTCCAGCACCGCTTCCCCGTGCGGGTCGGCGACATCGTGACGGCGAAGATCACCGGCGCGGACGCCTACGACCTCCACGGGGCGGTGGTCTGA
- a CDS encoding EcsC family protein, which produces MADETQPAPTGAAPAPTAALDEAAGAPVPGTGRPGALSPEDEAALAEAVRALEGTSFAANLSGLVGRQLGFAGDLLPPRVTEVANRAAGTALRVALRGAVRSLDGEGRPPRNRFHLAAVAATGAVGGALGLASLPVELPLSTTLILRSVADIARAAGEDLDDPAAVLSCLEVFALGEGGGAMLGESSYFAVRALLAKSVTEAARHALTRGLADEAAPVLSRLIGQIASRFGLVVSQKVVAQAVPVVGAVTGAGINAAFMDHYQKLARGHFAVRRLERTYGPELVRAAYDRLRAEHAPAAAPGAEAAFGPKAAFASLMNGLHRSP; this is translated from the coding sequence ATGGCCGACGAGACGCAGCCAGCCCCCACCGGCGCAGCGCCGGCGCCGACCGCCGCGCTCGACGAGGCCGCCGGGGCGCCGGTGCCGGGCACGGGCCGCCCCGGCGCCCTGTCGCCCGAGGACGAGGCGGCCCTGGCCGAGGCCGTGCGGGCCCTGGAGGGCACCAGCTTCGCCGCCAACCTGTCGGGCCTCGTCGGGCGCCAGCTCGGCTTCGCGGGCGACCTGCTGCCGCCGCGCGTGACGGAAGTCGCCAACAGGGCGGCCGGCACGGCGCTGCGCGTCGCGCTGCGCGGGGCCGTGCGGTCGCTCGACGGCGAGGGCCGGCCGCCGCGCAACCGCTTCCACCTTGCCGCCGTGGCGGCGACGGGCGCGGTCGGGGGCGCCCTCGGCCTCGCGTCCCTGCCCGTCGAGCTGCCGCTGTCGACGACGCTGATCCTGCGCTCGGTCGCCGACATCGCGCGCGCGGCGGGCGAGGACCTCGACGACCCCGCGGCCGTGCTGAGCTGCCTCGAAGTCTTCGCGCTCGGCGAGGGCGGGGGGGCGATGCTCGGCGAGAGCAGCTACTTCGCCGTGCGGGCGCTGCTGGCGAAATCGGTCACCGAGGCGGCCCGCCACGCGCTCACGCGCGGCCTCGCCGACGAGGCCGCCCCCGTGCTGTCGCGGCTGATCGGCCAGATCGCGTCGCGCTTCGGGCTCGTCGTGTCGCAGAAGGTCGTCGCCCAGGCGGTGCCGGTCGTCGGCGCCGTGACGGGGGCCGGGATCAACGCCGCCTTCATGGACCACTACCAGAAGCTGGCGCGGGGCCATTTCGCCGTGCGGCGGCTGGAGCGGACCTACGGCCCGGAGCTCGTCCGCGCCGCCTACGACCGGCTCCGCGCCGAGCACGCCCCCGCGGCGGCGCCGGGTGCGGAGGCGGCGTTCGGCCCCAAGGCGGCCTTCGCGTCCCTGATGAACGGGCTGCACCGGAGTCCGTGA
- a CDS encoding cysteine synthase A, translating into MLPSVLDAIGHTPLIKLKRASDLTGCTVLGKAEFMNPGGSVKDRAALAIVEDAVARGALRPGGTIVEGTAGNTGIGLALVANALGYRTVIVIPETQSQEKKDMLRMSGAELVEVPAKPYSDPGNYVRVSERLAARLAETDPNGAVWANQFDNVANRGGHERTTGPEIWDQTDGKVDGFICAVGTGGTLAGVGLALKARNPKVTIGIADPMGSALFSWYDAGELKSSGSSITEGIGQGRVTANLVGAPVDFACQVDDREALDVAFDLAENEGLLLGGSSGVNVAGAIRLARHLGPGHTVATILCDSGARYASKLFNAAFLTEKGLPVPPWLGRPARVAPRMLA; encoded by the coding sequence ATGCTGCCGTCCGTCCTCGATGCCATCGGCCACACGCCGCTGATCAAGCTCAAGCGCGCGTCCGACCTCACGGGCTGCACGGTCCTCGGCAAGGCCGAGTTCATGAACCCCGGCGGCTCGGTGAAGGACCGCGCCGCGCTCGCCATCGTCGAGGACGCGGTGGCGCGCGGCGCGCTGCGGCCGGGCGGCACCATCGTCGAGGGCACGGCCGGCAACACCGGCATCGGTCTCGCGCTGGTGGCGAACGCGCTCGGCTACCGCACCGTGATCGTGATCCCCGAGACGCAGAGCCAGGAGAAGAAGGACATGCTGCGCATGTCCGGCGCCGAGCTCGTCGAGGTGCCGGCCAAGCCCTACAGCGACCCCGGCAACTACGTGCGCGTGTCCGAGCGGCTGGCCGCGCGCCTCGCCGAGACGGACCCGAACGGCGCGGTCTGGGCCAACCAGTTCGACAACGTGGCCAACCGCGGCGGCCACGAGCGCACCACCGGGCCCGAGATCTGGGACCAGACCGACGGCAAGGTCGACGGCTTCATCTGCGCGGTCGGCACCGGCGGCACCCTCGCGGGCGTCGGCCTCGCGCTCAAGGCGCGCAACCCGAAGGTCACGATCGGCATCGCCGACCCGATGGGCTCGGCCCTGTTCTCCTGGTACGACGCCGGCGAGCTGAAGTCCTCGGGCTCCTCCATCACCGAGGGCATCGGCCAGGGCCGCGTCACCGCCAACCTCGTCGGCGCGCCGGTCGACTTCGCCTGCCAGGTCGACGACCGCGAGGCGCTCGACGTCGCCTTCGACCTCGCCGAGAACGAGGGGCTGCTGCTCGGCGGCTCGTCGGGCGTCAACGTCGCGGGGGCGATCCGGCTGGCGCGCCACCTCGGCCCCGGCCACACGGTCGCGACCATCCTGTGCGACTCCGGCGCCCGCTACGCGTCGAAGCTGTTCAACGCCGCCTTCCTGACCGAGAAGGGCCTGCCGGTGCCGCCGTGGCTCGGGCGCCCGGCCCGCGTGGCGCCCAGGATGCTGGCCTGA